The Corylus avellana chromosome ca8, CavTom2PMs-1.0 genome has a segment encoding these proteins:
- the LOC132189209 gene encoding G2/mitotic-specific cyclin-2-like isoform X1, translating into MAGSDENNPGGIRLTNFQEGGFHAGGGKMGLRVGHNRRALSNINKNIEGALPYPYAVSKNVFSEKHPDCSKKPPIPGHRPITRKFAAQMSNAQQPISEETEKPVQLVPNPSESEDYCTIIDVEDYKATSDLPMFVQHTEAMLEEIYRMQEVEMEDIAEEPVLDIDSCDKKNQLAVVEYINDLYTYYKEAESSSCVPANYMAQQSDINERMRAILIDWLIEVHYKFELMDETLFLTVNLIDRFLAAQPVVRKKLQLVGVTAMLLACKYEEVAVPVVEDFIVISDRAYSRKEVLEMEKLMVNSLQFNLSVPTPYVFMRRFLKAAEADKKLELLSFFLIEMCLVEYEMVKFSPSLLAAAAIFTAKCTLGGFKQWSKTCEWYTSYSEEQLLECARMMVDFHQKSGTGKLTGVHRKYNTSKYGYAAKTDPANFLLGTR; encoded by the exons ATGGCTGGATCAGACGAAAACAATCCGGGCGGGATCAGACTCACAAATTTTCAAG AAGGTGGATTTCATGCTGGTGGTGGAAAAATGGGTTTGCGGGTTGGACACAACCGGAGAGCATTGAGCAACATTAACAAGAATATAGAAGGAGCTCTTCCTTACCCTTATGCGGTCagcaaaaatgttttttctGA AAAGCATCCAGATTGCAGTAAGAAACCACCGATTCCGGGACATCGACCAATTACTAG gaaGTTTGCTGCCCAGATGTCGAATGCGCAGCAACCTATATCAGAG GAAACTGAGAAACCAGTCCAGTTGGTCCCAAATCCTAGTGAGTCTGAAGACTACTGTACCATCATAGATGTGGAAGACTACAAGGCGACTAGTGATCTGCCAATGTTTGTGCAACACACAGAAGCAATGCTGGAGGAGATTTATCGAATG CAGGAGGTAGAAATGGAAGATATAGCCGAAGAGCCAGTTCTTGACATAGACAGCTGCGATAAAAAGAACCAGCTTGCAGTTGTTGAGTATATTAATGATTTATATACATACTACAAGGAAGCAGAG AGTTCTAGTTGTGTCCCAGCAAACTACATGGCACAGCAATCTGATATTAACGAGAGGATGAGAGCTATACTCATTGATTGGCTGATTGAG GTGCACTACAAGTTTGAACTGATGGATGAGACCTTATTTCTTACTGTAAACCTGATTGATAGATTCTTAGCTGCTCAACCAGTGGTGAGGAAGAAACTCCAGCTTGTCGGAGTAACAGCGATGCTTCTAGCCTGCAAATACGAAGAAGTTGCTGTTCCTGTTGTGGAGGATTTCATTGTGATTTCTGACAGGGCTTACAGCAGAAAAGAAGTGCTTGAGATG GAGAAGCTTATGGTCAATTCCCTACAGTTCAACCTCTCGGTTCCCACGCCATATGTGTTTATGAGGAGGTTTCTCAAAGCTGCTGAAGCTGACAAGaag CTCGAGCTGCTCTCGTTCTTCCTGATCGAAATGTGCCTGGTTGAATATGAGATGGTGAAGTTTTCACCTTCTCTGTTGGCTGCTGCCGCAATATTTACAGCTAAATGTACCCTCGGTGGCTTTAAGCAGTGGAGCAAAACCTGCGAGTGGTACACCAGCTACTCGGAGGAGCAACTATT GGAATGCGCAAGGATGATGGTTGATTTCCACCAGAAATCTGGCACAGGGAAGCTCACTGGTGTTCACCGGAAGTATAATACTTCTAAGTATGGTTATGCTGCAAAAACTGATCCTGCTAACTTTCTCTTGGGGACCAGATGA
- the LOC132189209 gene encoding G2/mitotic-specific cyclin-2-like isoform X2, with protein sequence MAGSDENNPGGIRLTNFQEGGFHAGGGKMGLRVGHNRRALSNINKNIEGALPYPYAVSKNVFSEKHPDCSKKPPIPGHRPITRKFAAQMSNAQQPISEETEKPVQLVPNPSESEDYCTIIDVEDYKATSDLPMFVQHTEAMLEEIYRMEVEMEDIAEEPVLDIDSCDKKNQLAVVEYINDLYTYYKEAESSSCVPANYMAQQSDINERMRAILIDWLIEVHYKFELMDETLFLTVNLIDRFLAAQPVVRKKLQLVGVTAMLLACKYEEVAVPVVEDFIVISDRAYSRKEVLEMEKLMVNSLQFNLSVPTPYVFMRRFLKAAEADKKLELLSFFLIEMCLVEYEMVKFSPSLLAAAAIFTAKCTLGGFKQWSKTCEWYTSYSEEQLLECARMMVDFHQKSGTGKLTGVHRKYNTSKYGYAAKTDPANFLLGTR encoded by the exons ATGGCTGGATCAGACGAAAACAATCCGGGCGGGATCAGACTCACAAATTTTCAAG AAGGTGGATTTCATGCTGGTGGTGGAAAAATGGGTTTGCGGGTTGGACACAACCGGAGAGCATTGAGCAACATTAACAAGAATATAGAAGGAGCTCTTCCTTACCCTTATGCGGTCagcaaaaatgttttttctGA AAAGCATCCAGATTGCAGTAAGAAACCACCGATTCCGGGACATCGACCAATTACTAG gaaGTTTGCTGCCCAGATGTCGAATGCGCAGCAACCTATATCAGAG GAAACTGAGAAACCAGTCCAGTTGGTCCCAAATCCTAGTGAGTCTGAAGACTACTGTACCATCATAGATGTGGAAGACTACAAGGCGACTAGTGATCTGCCAATGTTTGTGCAACACACAGAAGCAATGCTGGAGGAGATTTATCGAATG GAGGTAGAAATGGAAGATATAGCCGAAGAGCCAGTTCTTGACATAGACAGCTGCGATAAAAAGAACCAGCTTGCAGTTGTTGAGTATATTAATGATTTATATACATACTACAAGGAAGCAGAG AGTTCTAGTTGTGTCCCAGCAAACTACATGGCACAGCAATCTGATATTAACGAGAGGATGAGAGCTATACTCATTGATTGGCTGATTGAG GTGCACTACAAGTTTGAACTGATGGATGAGACCTTATTTCTTACTGTAAACCTGATTGATAGATTCTTAGCTGCTCAACCAGTGGTGAGGAAGAAACTCCAGCTTGTCGGAGTAACAGCGATGCTTCTAGCCTGCAAATACGAAGAAGTTGCTGTTCCTGTTGTGGAGGATTTCATTGTGATTTCTGACAGGGCTTACAGCAGAAAAGAAGTGCTTGAGATG GAGAAGCTTATGGTCAATTCCCTACAGTTCAACCTCTCGGTTCCCACGCCATATGTGTTTATGAGGAGGTTTCTCAAAGCTGCTGAAGCTGACAAGaag CTCGAGCTGCTCTCGTTCTTCCTGATCGAAATGTGCCTGGTTGAATATGAGATGGTGAAGTTTTCACCTTCTCTGTTGGCTGCTGCCGCAATATTTACAGCTAAATGTACCCTCGGTGGCTTTAAGCAGTGGAGCAAAACCTGCGAGTGGTACACCAGCTACTCGGAGGAGCAACTATT GGAATGCGCAAGGATGATGGTTGATTTCCACCAGAAATCTGGCACAGGGAAGCTCACTGGTGTTCACCGGAAGTATAATACTTCTAAGTATGGTTATGCTGCAAAAACTGATCCTGCTAACTTTCTCTTGGGGACCAGATGA